GAAACCTTTTGAGTCCATAACCAGTGGGATCTtgtacaggagaaaaaaaaaacacaacacaataGCCATGTAAGCTAGGAAAAAGGACAGTCATGACACTAACAGGACCCCTACAGCCCACCTATGTCTCAGCCACCCTGTTTTCAATGCATTTTTCCAACTTACAGATGTATTTATGGCAGGATTATCACCACTGCTCATGCAAAACAGCTACGAGCTGGGATTTAATAGCTCTCAGCTCCTGAATAAATTGGTTGGTGAATTTCTGGCAATTTCAGATGGCAAGGCAGGAAGAGCTGCACTGATCAACAAGCTACAtgtggaaggaaaagcagccaAACTCCATCTAAGGAAGCCACAGCTAAGGAGGGGCATTTTGTTTAAAGCTGAAGTGTGTCAGTGCTAAGGGGAGCTACCTCAGAATGGGAGCTGGAGGAACAATAAGATCTCCTGGAAGGATGAAACTGAGAGAGCTGCTCATACAAAAGAAGAAGCATCCTCACACAGAGAGGCTGTGGGTTCCCTTGGGGTGGGCTGAAAGTTTCAAtcaaaagaacatttaaaactGGTGTCAGAGGGAGTCAGCTTGCACGGAAGGAATATTTTACCAAGTTTCAATTCCATTAATTCAGTGCTGCTTGGACCCCAGCTCTCCTTCTCCCCATCAGGACAAGGgtaatacacacacacacacacctcccccCTAGCCTGACAAGATACATGAAAATCCCCATATCCCAGTAAGCTTTGTTTCAGGAAATGTAAGCAATGTGGCTCAGAGCCCAGTGTGCCATCAGTGGAGGAGTGAGAGGGAGAGGACTGCAGCTTCCACATGCTTATTCTTGTTTCCTTCACTTCTCTGCCATGAATTTTTCCCTCCTACTCTGATCTGCTATATATGACatcttctgtagaaaaaaaggGCCAAAAGAGCCCCATAAACCTACGGGCACCAATAATACAATACATATTTAACATGTCTCCTTTTAATTAAAGGCAGTTATAAAAAGAATCAATTTTATGGATTGCAGAGGACTAGAAAAATGTCATTAGACTTGGGGGAGGGTGGATAGGTCACTGCATTGTTAATGGACTATTACAGTCTTTCACCTCCAGGTTACTAGTTGAGTTGCCATCTGAATCTGCAGAGATTCCAGTTGAGCACCCGCGCCAAGTAATATtaaggatttttctgtttcttacaaCAAATGTCCTTTGAATACACTTGCTGCCCCCACTGCTCTGATTTCCCAAGCTTGCTCTCTGAATGAAATGTATTAATGGCAATGCTTTCTGCAGCAGTCAATGCAGAAACCTGGGCTGGGCTTGGAAGCTGACACCAAACACAGTGCTACGTGCCTCTGAGTCTTGGGGAGCTGCCACATTTTCAGGAGGGATTCCTTGACATATGATTTTCAACAGCCATCACATTTATTTCATGTCTAACAGCCCCATCTTGCAGGGCCTGACCCATCAGCACCCTATGCAGCATTAATACCAAAATCTGGTGGGATCCTGCAAAACCTCAAAGGAGGAGAAGGTCCCCTCAATTCAAATTCAGCTCAAACTGCACCTGCTTGAAAATTGTTTCACTTTTAGAGACTGCCTGGTGGCCCCTAAGAGATGAATTTTGGGTGTTTTGGGATCTCGCAGAGGAAACAGCCATGTTTGTGTTGCAAAGTGGGGCTTTGGAGTGGGCTAGGGGAGATATTCCCTTCCTGCTCTCTAGAGCAGAGTCTTTTAAAGCCAGGTAAGGACAGACAGGCAGTGCCCCAGGGGGGACTGAGCACCCACAGCTTAGGAGAGAATGAGGACTTCAGAGATTTCAGCCTGACATATTCCACCAATATTAAATTTGCTTCTgtagaagcttaaaaaaatgtatcagtAACTTGTGGTGGAGCCCTGAAATGAACTGAGATTTAAACAGCTGCTCCCACCATGCCTCTCTCATCCACAGTGAAATCTTTCCTTCTGATCTTGCAGCAAAGTAGTAAAACCCAAGTCTGCAGACAGGGTTCAGAGGTTCTGAAGCCAACAATCTCTGAAGTCCTcagggaagagaaggatttAATGTGCATGGCAGACAGTTCCCTCTTTGATCAATGAAAAGATCATTGAAAAGAGATCAATGAAAAGAGAGTGTGCAGGGCCCCCTCTCAGTGGGACTAAAGGGCAGCTAATGAAATGCACAAACTCATATCCTCACCGGGGTCTCTTTGCAGGTTCTGAACGAGAACTTTTGCAACAGGACAACCACAGCCACCTTCATGATCAGCAGAGCAAACCTCATTCCTATGCAGTTCCTGGGACCAGCCCCAAATGGCAGGAAGGTGTAGGGGTCAAAAGACTCTTTGCTCTCTTTATTGAACCTgattaaaacaacaacaacaacaacaacaacaacaaaatattagaaagagctgctgctccaggatgGGTCACCTTTCAGATCGAAAGTGATGAGGGGTCTGAGAACTCAaaagctttttgtctttcttagAAGAAGGCAGCTAAATCCCTTATTTTGGTCTTAACAGCTATCCTATGACTCTTGCTTTTGTCCTGGTGCTTGGAGTTGGTTGTGCAACTCCAGGTTCATCAGGTGAAGAGAGAATAGCTGAAATATGCTAATGGATTTCATAACTACTCTTTTCTTAGAACTCCTTCTCAGCTCAAAAACTGATCCCAGATTTCAAACCCTACACCACACAGGTATGCAGCTTCATGTCTTCCCTTTAGATCAAAGGACTGAGTGAACACAAAGATGTTCTCACCCTGCATGACTAAAGGCAGGGTTGCTTTTGAAGCATGCCAGCCCTTCCTCTCCTCATCATGACAAACTGGGAAGAACAATCAGCTTCACAGAGAAAGCTGCCACTGAGCATTTTCAGGAATACTTCTTAGTGATCAGTTAATTTTCACGTCAGCAATCTTTTCATGCAGGGTGCATGAGGTCAAAGTACAAACCGCAGCCACACCAAAGTCAGCAGTGAAGTATCTCACAACTGAGACACCAGCTCTCTGATGCACTCCTAGCAAGGCAAGTGATTCCTACAGAGCTCCTGACCAGCTCACCCTTGCCTGCTTTGTCAACCAGAGTAAGGATGGAGCTACCAGAACATCTGGTGTAACATAACCACTACCAGAATAGATTTGAATAGTTACTCCTGCACTCAACATAAGGTGACCACAGAGGTTCACAAGTGTTTTCAGTAGCACCCACCTTCCTCCCTAACTTCTACTTAGTGCTGTTGCCATGCTTTGCCCCAAAAGCCAACTCATTCCCACTCCAGAGTTAGCTTCCAGAGGCATTTCAACTCCTGGTACAAGGGCACAGATCCAGTCCTGATCCCTCTGGGCCAGGACTCAACATCTTCATGGCCACCTGGAGATGAGCAGGCCCAGGGCCTCCCAGGTCTGCCTCGTTTCCAAGGGTCTGACAGAAACTCCTAAGCAAGGACTGTTCCATAGCTTGAGttgaaaaattaagttttatttcCTACTTGCCTCTGCCCTTCCACTGCTGATTTGCAGGGCATCGTGCCAGTCACCCGAGGGCTCTTGTTTTAATATCTGCCCATAAACCCCTCAGTGTtacagctgctgggagctgctctcaCTGTCGTTCCCTTCAACATAGTTAATTAAATTCCATGCACAGTTTATGGATGTAGATCATAAAACTCTCCTCACGGTAATGCAGGGACGAGATGTCAGACAATGATAAATGCCTCATTTCAATGTCATAATCATCCACTCCCCACTTTTGCTGCCATTCCTACTCCCAGGCTTGAACTTGAGCGTGCAGCCATTCCCCCTGTGTTGGCCTCACCTCTCAGGCCTGAACTCATCTGGCTCTGGCCAGTACTCTGGGTCACGATGGAGCACGTGGGTTGGGATAATGACTGCCACACCCTTGGGAATTGTCACACCATTGATCTCCACTGTCTTCTTGCAGACCCTCTCAATCCGACCAGCAACAGGGAAGAGCCGGAGGGATTCCAGCACCACCATATCAAGATACTCCATCTGGGTGATGGTGGTGTAGGTGGGAGCAGCCTGAGGAGGAAGATCAGGATGGCAACAAACACAGGGCATTCAGTCCCCACCCCAACCTCCTCCACCCCTCAAAGCTTCCCTTTGGGGAATGAGAGAccaaaggaagagaaatctcAGTGAGAGCACCTCCTCTACTCTGATTTATTTCCAACCTGGCTTTTGGCTCTACAAGGCACAGGTGGGAACaacccagcatctccccagcctCCTTTACCTTGTTGGGCAGGTTTGCATCCACCTCATCCTGAAGTCGCTGCTGCACGTCAGGGTGAGTGGCCAGGTTATATGCTATGTAGCTGAGGGTGGAGCTGGTGGTCTCATAACCAGCAAAGACAAAGATAAGAGCCTGGGCCAGAATCTCTTCATCACTTAGTGCTGAAAAGAGACATAAAAGCCCATGTAAGAACCTGAAACCTACAACAATTAACTCTTGGGAATTCAAGATCCCACTCATCAATCTAGGTAACACTATTTGTAACTCCTTAACACTTGGTAAACAAAAGATCCAGATAATCCTCTGGTCCCAAAAAGGAGGGGGGTCTGGCACTGCTGTACCACCAGAAAACTGCTCTCAAGATCAGCAGTGTGACCTCAAGGGACATACAGCCTAAGCCTtcttacaaaaaacaaaaaacaaaaaacaaaaagtaggAGCACGTGCCAGGAAAAGTTAGAGATGAAGagatgtgtagtgaaatgaggcaaccaggtgccactaattaccaggtagtgggaATGAGcttaagcccacctgtgcctgattagggcgggccccaactgtgcatgagcaggattagggggccaataaaaggtgaggcttgacacaagctcatgcccactacctggtaattagtggcacctggttgcctcatttcactacagagatGTCCAGCAGCTACTCTAATCCATGAGGTGAGCCTTGTGCTGCTGAGAGATTAATAGCCCTGAGCACaaagtggcagcagcagtgacaatTCAGGGTTTAAGGCTGGTACTGCTGCTGTGATGGAGCCTGCAGTGCAGGTGCTGCACAAACACAGTCCTGGCACCTCAGAAGTTTACAAGCATCCTGCCCTGACTGACTGGGACTATGCCTTGGCTGGGctattattttctaaatctaAAAGTTTACCCAGGATGAGGAACAGAGCTGAGCTGACAGATGAGCAAGGCATGTGCAACATGGGTGCTTGGTGTGTTTTATCAAGTGCAGCCAACAAGCTGGCCATCAGAGAggataaaataagaaatgggAGTAAGGAGATATTAATTCTGTTTGCTCTTTGTTGCACAAACAGACCTCAGGATTTATCCCAGAAAATggaatataataaaatataactgATATGTGACAAGAGTTATTATAGCCTCACTAATGAACCCTTGAATCTCCTGTATGATTCATGATTAAAATGCTCTCCTACATCCCTCCTTTGACCTCATGAGGAACTACCATGCTTTATACTGAGAGAAGGACAGATCTCAAGACATACATTTTTCTGAGTTGGTCTCAGCAGACTTGGAGCTGTCATGTGAGTTCTGAGAGTCAATCATGAGTTGCAGGAAATCAACCCGGTCCTGTGGAGAAACAGAGGCAGTCAGAGAAGGGGACTTCTTTTACCCCCAAAGAAGGGGTAGGGAGGAGGTAAACCTGGACCAGCACAAGCTCCTTGCTCAGACACTTGCTTCATTCATAGTCCCAGGGGCAGATCATGGCTTCAATGCACTTTGAAGTTCAGACTGGAGACCTTCGACAAAACACAGATACTTCCTCCACATGGAAGTCCAGGTAGGGCATGTTTCTGTGCCCTCTCCACATTTGATGATCTTGGGAGCTTTTATGGAGACTAGGAGATAGACTACAGCTTTTGAAGACACCACCAGGTCCCTCCTGCACTCAGAAGGGCCCCTCACTGCACAGTGAAGACAAAAAGCCACCTGGACTGGACTCACCATGCTACTGCTCTTGCGTCGTTCCTCCCTCATTTTTTGGAAGACATTCTTGAAGAACACCATGACCTCTGAGGGCAACAGAGTCACATTCATCATTTCCAGCACTGGGGTAACGAAGGGGAACAACACTAAAATGAGATAAAAGAACAACTTATTTTATGTCAAGGGGACCCAAGGAACTAGAAAGTGgcacaaagcacagaaaggaGAGGGGTAAATCTGGACTCTGACCCCCCAGATTGTTTTTTGTTGCCTTCAGCTCTCCTTTTACCTAACCACAGCTTGCATGCAATAGCCCTTGAGAATTTTCTCCATTTATCACTGTACAGCATAATGCCACATTAAATGACAGAGCAGCTCTCCATCACATCTCTGCAAACAGGGTCTCTGTTTCTGGAAGGGTGCTGCAAAGAACCATCTGTGCTATACAAACCTTGAGTGTGGTTTCCCTGAGGAAATTCCCTGAGGGGGAATGTAACCCTGCACAGTACAGACCACTCTGAGTAGGGAAAAGAGGACTGAAAGCTACTAAAGGAGCTACCAGAAAAAGCTGGTGGTCACCCTCTCTGATGTCAGTTCAGGGCTGCATGAGATGAAGTGTGTCATACCTAAGAGCATAAAAATGGGGCTCAGGAAACTGAATTTGAGAAATTTCTTGATGTTGGTGACAAAGGGGTCAGTGGGGTTGCTCAGGGAGTCAATATTCACACTGAAAGAAGTGCTGGTCACCACATCCATACTGTAGGCTCCAAAAATGCTAGgtagagaagaagagagaataaatgGGATGAACACAACCACAGTAGTGAATAACAGCCCCTCTAGGAACAAGGCTTGAGAGAGGGAACCTCTTTTAATCAAGGTCTCAGTGCAGAGTCCCAACATAGTAGGTCCTGTCCTGAGTTGGCAGCAGCCATTCATTATATTTGTCCAAGCTTCTCCAGTTCATTCTCTGGgtgtaaaaaaaattaggctGTAGATGGAAAGCAGTGAACTGCAGTCTATGCTAACAAAGATTGTATTCTGATTTCCACCTGTAAGAGATTGCAAAAATGGCATCCAGAAACACCATGTCTTGCAAGGCTTCTAAAATGGGCCCATACATCTTCCTCAAAACGCATCTCCAGTGAAATGACACAGGGAACAGAAGTGATACTCCAtctgagcaaagcagagcacagcaaacCCACAGCCACTACAGAGTTTGCTTCCATGATGCAGCATCCAAAAGGCTCTCTGaaacagccccctccccacacagAATACCAACTTTTCCCTGTCAACCCCACATAGTTACTCACTCCTTCATGTTCACGAACTCATTGTTAGCCACTTTCTTCTCAATGTTCTTCACTAAATTTTCACTGTAAAGATCAATGATAGGGAACATCTGAAATGCAAACCAATGCAAAAGGCACTGCTGACCAAGGGTGGGCAATTCCATGCTGCCATCTGCAATTTCCCACATCTTtggctggaggaggaagggcaggCAAGGAAAAGTACCATTTCCAAACCTTGGATTATCAATAACTAGTCCACATAACTCATTTGACTACAACTGAGCAAAGTTCTCTTCCCCAAATCCATGTGTAGCTCCCATTCCAGCTAAGCATTCATTCCAGAACATGGGTCCTGAGCATATGAGAAACAGGCACCCATAGTGTGAGCAATGTActtagcaagaagaaaatacatgtcacaggaagaagaaaatacatgtcAGAGCGCCAACAGCCTCAACCTGCAACACCCTGGGTGCCATTTCATCCCCCATAGCCTTTACCTGACTCTCTCTCAATGATGGCAGACAGCAACCATGCTTCTAATGGCTGTGGTCTTGACAAAAGGGACAAACTCCCCATTTGAAGGCAAGGTCTGTACTCAGAAATGGCCCAGTCCTCCTCCAGCCATTGATGCAAGGTACCAGTGGCCTCTGCTTTACCTCCTTCAGCCTCCCACTGGTGAAGTGTGGTGACAGCACTGTCCGAATCCTTTTCCACTGCTCATCTGCAGCCATGTTGACGGCTGAATCCAGGAGCCCGTTCAGCCCACGGTTCTGCACAAGGAGAAGGTTCCAGCAAAAGCAATATGGTTATGCAGAGAGTTAGGTGAGGGTTTTCAGCCCTCTgcacatgaaatgaaaaaaaacccaatccacCACAGCACATTGACTTGGTCCCTGAAGTCATATTAGCTCTACCTCAACCAGCAAACAACAGAATAGGAAACAAAAGTGTTAAAAGTCACAAATGGTATCAGTCCTAGGGTAAATCCAGGCTGATGTCCCAGTATCTCAGCCAGCGTGCCCTCTACAGCTCCTTACCAGTTTTGTTGTTGATAATAAATGTCAATAAACTGGGGCACAAAACAGAGCAACTACTTCCTGAAGGGCTCagagaaagggaacagaaagcaagaagaaacTTTCTTTCTTGCTACACTTGATCTGTACTAGAGAGCAAAGCATGGGACTGGATACTTACCTGGCGATTGGTAAAAATCTCATAGCATTCTTTCACCAGGATGTTTTTGATGAGGACAGAGTCCAGAACAGCTATGACAGGCTGTCTGCCATCATAAATCCTAAGCCAAGAGAAACTCACAATCAGTTCATTGCTTGCAgtcagttggaaaaaaaaaaaaaagcagcctgctTTGGGGCCAGAGCCATGCACACTGCTGGAGCCCAAAGGGTTTGGAGCATATGAGTCTCCTCTGACAAAACAGCCA
The Calypte anna isolate BGI_N300 chromosome 14, bCalAnn1_v1.p, whole genome shotgun sequence DNA segment above includes these coding regions:
- the LOC103532749 gene encoding cytochrome P450 3A24 encodes the protein MDLLPHFSSATWVLLALLLGLVVLYGIWPFQTLKKLGIPGPRPVPFFGTFLEYRRGIRDFDEMCYKKYGKIWGIYDGRQPVIAVLDSVLIKNILVKECYEIFTNRQNRGLNGLLDSAVNMAADEQWKRIRTVLSPHFTSGRLKEMFPIIDLYSENLVKNIEKKVANNEFVNMKDIFGAYSMDVVTSTSFSVNIDSLSNPTDPFVTNIKKFLKFSFLSPIFMLLVLFPFVTPVLEMMNVTLLPSEVMVFFKNVFQKMREERRKSSSMDRVDFLQLMIDSQNSHDSSKSAETNSEKSLSDEEILAQALIFVFAGYETTSSTLSYIAYNLATHPDVQQRLQDEVDANLPNKAAPTYTTITQMEYLDMVVLESLRLFPVAGRIERVCKKTVEINGVTIPKGVAVIIPTHVLHRDPEYWPEPDEFRPERFNKESKESFDPYTFLPFGAGPRNCIGMRFALLIMKVAVVVLLQKFSFRTCKETPIPLVMDSKGFLQPKDPIVLKMVPRADLEK